Sequence from the Nasonia vitripennis strain AsymCx chromosome 5, Nvit_psr_1.1, whole genome shotgun sequence genome:
GTTCAACTCACTGCACAGCCTGTCACATCCCGGGATGCGCGCTACACAGCAGTTAATAACTTCGCGTTTCGTGTGGCCGTCGATTAATAAGGATTGTAAAGAATGGACGCGGGCGTGCACTTCGTGCCAGCGCTGTAAAGTCACTCGACACGTCTCCGAGCCTGTTCAACAATTCGAGACAACAGCAAATCGTTTTGAACACATTCACATCGATTTAATTACCATGAGTCATTGCCAAGGTTTCAGATATTGCTTGACGTGTATCGACCGCTTTACTCGCTGGCCCGAAGTCATTCCGCTAGCCGATATGGAAGCTACGACCGTCGCGAACGCTCTGCTTTCGACTTGGATCGCTCGATTTGGTCTCCCTACCTCACCTCTACAAGCGCTTGCAGACTAAAATGTGTTTGATCCCCTTTCAtacgaaaaaattatttaatggTAAAATATAGGATTACTTTAGCAGAGCTCGATTTAAAATTCTTGCCGAATTCGCCAaacctattttttttttttgtttcagattCACAAATGAAGCCGTATCGCACAGATGAGTTTGTGCATAAGCTATTTTACGAAACTTCAcgatttacagctttcaaCAATCAGTGGGTTGTTACTGCACGAATAAATAACAGCCAACGAGATCCAACTCAAAGCTCACAACGTGATATGACTTATCAAGAATGCGTTATTTCGTAACCATAAGATTATCAGAATTTCGTCACTTATTGTAGACTTTAATGTTAATTCGTCTGTTTTCAGTTAATTctcaaaacaaaaactacaTGCCCACTTTCGCTTCATTATGTCACACTCAAAGGACCCTTTGGCGACATGAAGGTTCAGCCAAAAATTCACAGATTCGATTTCACTGATCAAGATAATGAAAGCCCTTACTTACTTTTAGATGCAGCTGGATGCAATAGACTACTGGCTGCAAAAGCCACCAGCTTTCGGTAAGAGGatgcttattatttattgatgcTATAGCATATAATTTTTCGATGAGAATTAATGAATAAATTTCTTCTGTTTTAGGCCTATAATGTTTTTCGCATCTAAGTAGCCTGGTACAAGAAATGTACTACACCAAATTTGAGAACTTAATCACTATAAATTAATCCCTGacgcatacatttttttaggCTTAATAACGTTAATGTTTGCAAGTATGAATAAATTAGAAGCTATCATTTACGTCAACACGTTTCAATATGAAACGGATAATAATGACTATAGGCTGTAACTTTTGATTATCagagaaaattttgaaagaacGCCTATTTTGACGGGCGAGAGCCACCAGTTCTTAGTTGAGAAATGTTGTGCACTACCGGAGGAAAAAGATTACCAACATTAAttctataaatattattattgagtAGACATAAATATTTCCGATTTGGCTATTAATATTAAgctatgttaaaaaaaattacatagtGTACCGGTCTACACCGTTTTCATTATAGAGAATATACAGTTTTTCgagtttttatatatctaaaCACCATATTTAAATGGATATGACAAAATCATTGTTTTGTTAATAGTTATAAATCAAGCGATATACTAATATCTATCAATGTGAAGTTAAAAATTAGATTAATctgagaaagaaaaattattatagtaTCAAATTAGTATTGTAACTGAATatagatttaaataaaacaattgCCCTGCACACAAAATCCTGAAATGCAGTTATTCAATCAGTTTcaaaaaaatccaaaaattCCAACGTGACATATAAGAAATTTAAaggatttcaattaaaataaaaaataataaattttatattaaaatatattattcttattaagTACATACGTTAattacatttatataatactttTACATACAATTAGATAGTGGAAAACGTTAATTTCTTAAGTTTTTTCGAAACAATAATTCTTTTACTTATTATAagtcattttttaaacttaaaaAATCTCTTTACTTTGTACTCATCAGGAGAAAGATATCATAGTAGATTACATTTACAGCTCTGACAAATTGATAAATGTTCTATTAGGTGGTTTAGATCCGTTGACATTGTTTGGCGGAAAGATCAAGGGATTGAGGGTAGTGCTGTTCTCTTGTCACGTCGTGTGACTCATcgcataaatttattaaaaaaactaaaacatgATAGTCATTAGAATATTGAAATTCAAACTCTCAAAAGAAGAATGCATTGCGTGCGCGAAAAGGTTTCGACACACGGCCGAATGCATGTCAGTATCGAATCAGTGAAATGATAAATCAGCAATTCGTGACGTTGTAAGCGAGCGCTACTttttatgtatacattttccgtaattttaagtttgtaaatattgcaaaaattacGATATGAACGAAGGTTTTAAAAAGCCTTATACGCACTCAAACGGGCAGTTCGTACTCAGTCACGGGCTCCGTACGAGTCGGTTCGACAATTGGCGATGTATTTGTGAAAGCAgttttcattataaatatcTATATCGCATTTCATTCCTGTTATACGCGAATAATATTGTAAGAGAATTGTATATAGCTAGTTAAATAAACAATAGAGTTACAGTGGAATATAATTCGTGTTTTAAAAGTCCTTTATAACCAAATCCTATCTATCCAGTACGAGCTTAAATGTGCATTCTGGCATCTAAGCATCACCGTACTCAAAGGTAAGTTTTCtcatttatttactaacaGTGAGAGTGTTAGGAGCGGACTAATATTTATTACAGCCTTTGCCACTGCACATATCATTACGTTCGTgactattttataaaaagtagTCCAGACGTAACACTCTTGTAAGCTTGTGCTGTGTCGCCGATGCTTGGGAGTAAGTGCTCGTGGATCTGGTTCCGAGCAACCCGTCAGCCAGAAAATCGTCACTTTGCCCTTGCCTTTGAGCTCAACGTCGCCTCTCAACTCGAGATCGAACGTACCGTACTTGTCGAGGAAATCCTTTGTTGCTCGTGACACGTGGATTTTTAAAGCTGCGAACAAACGTTTTTCTTAATGTTAAATTGAAAAGtaacataattattattgctGTTAATAAAGTTATGGCGTCTTACGTAAACCGGACGATTCCATTCTAGAGGCCCTGTTGACGGTGTCACTAAAGAGACAATAGTGTGGCATTTTCTGCCCGACGACATCCGCGCATACAGGGCCACTATGAACGCCTATCTGCACACTCAGCTGTGCGTCCTGTTTGTGTATTATCGTGATCGATTTGACTGCGTCCAGGATAGCCAGGGCCATCTCTTTAGAGTGCTCGTCGCCGTTGCGTTCGGACAAGCCCGAAACCACCATGTAAGCATCGCCTATCGTTTCCACCTGCGTTAATAATAtcgttttataattattgccATTTCTAAATGTATATGTgtcgattttattaatttttttctagttTTTTTAACATGTAATCGGATATACTGTACATTTTATTCTGtacttgtaattttttatatttatcaacTATTTAATACTGCTTTATAAAGTactaattatttcaaatgttAATTATTGCTCcatcaaaaaatgttttcgtTTTCAAAGTCTTTTACATAGATAGTTTCTAGCGCtgtaaaaaaacataattattaataaaaaataatatagctCTGAAAAGAGCTGTTGACAAATGTTCATTTTTACGTTGAAATATATGTGGTAGCTCTGAAAAGAGCTGATAGTTCAGAAATGATTATTagacaaaaaataatgtagcTCTGAAAAGAGCTGTTGACAAATGTTCATTTTTACGTTGAAATGTATATGGTACCTCTGAAAAGAGCTGATTGTAAATAGGAACTATGGTagtcctaaaaaggactgatTTATAATTATAGCTAGATTCTTTTATTGAGCCTTCATGAGGCCCTCACGTCTATGGTCGAgccccaacatttgttttttttttttttttggttattctCCAACCATAAAAGAGCATTTTTTCCGTAGGATTCCCCATATagttaacattaaaaaagtCAATATCAAGTACTAAACttttcaatataaaataagtttagtttcagattatTTTCGCTTAAAAACGATGTCGCCGGTAGTTAAACTCAACAAGACAAAGACCTTCATGTCAGTGTAACTATAAGCTTATATCGTGAGCTACAGTATTTGAAGCTGACAATAAGCTGGCAATTTGACCAGGggttaaaatatatgttttagctCTATGAGGATGTTTGTCCTGCAAACTCGAGCCAGAGGAGGCCAGTACGCGTTAGCACCAGGCCTGTGCCTAGAACCATTTCAACATGGCATCGATGGCCAAAACCAACGTACCAAGTTGGTACCGACGTATCATATAGATATAGGTATACTCTGACACGGTGTAAGGGAAAAAAGAGGGTTACACAACGTGTTCATAGATGGCGCGAGAGTTGTTGGCGCGGTTCTAAGCGCTTTCATCATACGCGGTCCAGCAGACATGAATGTGGATCTGATCGTggattttattcatttaatgATTCATTTATTCATTAATCTTAAAGAATGGTGAATTTATGTCACTTGAGCTATGAAATAATATACGATACTCGTGACATAAACGGCCTATATACGACACGGTGTAactatcgtaatgtactattttgtaacacatggacgattttcgcgtttttttttacctaAAATTAGGGACAAAAGTAGTCGTTTTCCGTCCGGCGGGCGCAAAAGTACTTTTGCGCCCGCTACgcaattcattggcaaatcttctaaaacgcgaaaatcactacatgcgttacaaaaaatatggtgtgcaccaagggctaagcgggcttgttggcctcgtgtggttgcagtactcgtctgtggctcgtaaacgccctcgccttagGTTCAGGCTAACTTGCCTtcactcgtactgcaaactccacactttACGCTCTtagtacacaatatactattcttataataaataatccctatataaaaaagtcacgaCCAGATGTATTGAAACTAAAATAAGACTTTTGTGATTGGCTCATATAATGTGCATACATCTATGTCAGGAAGTCTAAATGTCTTGTAGGTTATAGCGTTCAACGCGCACTGTTAAAACTTTAGTAAAGAGAAAATTATGATAAACCATGATATAGTTGTACTCCGTAATGCAATCATCTCTTATTTACCAAAGTTTGAGGATTATTTGTCAATATCTGGcagaataaaatttgtattatatgATTTTGAGACATTATTCAAACCTTATTCACTTAGATATTAACGTATAAACTTTTAACTTTGTAATATAATGATGgtgattattatttgttaCTCCTACAAAAACCCTttctaaaaagtaaaatattggTGAGTAGAAGTTTCTTCACAAAGGAACAGAAGTGCCAAAAACAAACATTTGAAGTTAAGTAAAATTGATGTAAAGTAAttgtttttcatattttttagatatatgcGTGCAGgtacatatattattttacaaaataaaatattttttactgcAATTCTCAGTTGATACAATAGTTTAGATTCatgagtaaaattttaaatattaaaatcttgAGCCGTAATTTCCaatgtaattatttatatagcTTCTGAACtatgcatacattttttaaagtaattgatcaatttagTCTGTTGCAATGCCGCTACTCTAAGCGGGTCTTgagcgttgtcgtccagattggacgggtgggtgcctatcaccaagggggataagacagactgcaacaactataggggtatctcacttttagcaacgtgttacaaagttctgtcaaacgtaatacaagctaaactcactccattcgcggaagatatagtaggagattatcagtgcggatttcggcgcaacagatcgacgagcggtcaaatgtttaccataagacagttgttagagaaaaagtgggaaatttgcgaaaccatacaccaactatatatagattttaaaaaagcgtacgattctattaaacgaagcaaaatttatcaaattctagtacttcttggtgtaccaaaaaaactcgtgagattgattcaaatatatctgaacggaagcacgggaaaggtccgagtaggcggtaatgtatcagaacccttcacgatacgcgatggtttaaaacaaggggatgggctctctacggtgctgttcaaatTAACGTTATAGtatgtcgttagaaaaatgcaggttagccagctgggcgcaacgcttaatggaacaacgcagatactaggctacgcagatgatttggatatactgggggattgtagggaaacggtagcaagaaacgcggaaatcctcataaaag
This genomic interval carries:
- the LOC100117354 gene encoding cysteine and histidine-rich protein 1 homolog yields the protein MCLIPFHTKKLFNDSQMKPYRTDEFVHKLFYETSRFTAFNNQWVVTARINNSQRDPTQSSQRDMTYQECLILKTKTTCPLSLHYVTLKGPFGDMKVQPKIHRFDFTDQDNESPYLLLDAAGCNRLLAAKATSFRPIMFFASK
- the LOC116417760 gene encoding atrial natriuretic peptide receptor 2-like, which translates into the protein MVVSGLSERNGDEHSKEMALAILDAVKSITIIHKQDAQLSVQIGVHSGPVCADVVGQKMPHYCLFSDTVNRASRMESSGLPLKIHVSRATKDFLDKYGTFDLELRGDVELKGKGKVTIFWLTGCSEPDPRALTPKHRRHSTSLQECYVWTTFYKIVTNVMICAVAKAVINISPLLTLSLLVNK